The sequence GTTAAATGTCCGCCGTGCGAGTTCTTTGATTTTTTCGGTGGCGCGATTCGCGGCGTCAATATCGACGCCGGCGTCGGCGTAGGTTGCGGGTTTCATAAGCTAGTGAATCGTAAATGGTAAATCGTAAATAGATCTCTTTTCCAAGGTCCGCGCCGATAGAACGCGTCGCGCCTGGCGTCTGAATCTATTCACCATTCACGATTTACTATTCACTTCCTTTTCGGCGTCGCTCTCGGTTTCGGCGGCGGACCGAAATCGCCGTACGCGATAAATCCGGATCGCGACGAATCATCTTTCGACCCTTCGCGTCCCACCCAGACATCTTCAGTCGTTTCTTTAGCCGGCTTGATATCGTAGAGCTTGCTGGAATCGAGTCTGCCTTTCGTCGTGATCGTTATCTCGCCCTGCAGATCAGTGCGATAGACTTTCGCGTTTATGCCCTTCAGCCGGTCGAGCACGGTTTGCGACGGGTGGCTGTAACGGTTCCACGCCCCCGTCGAGATGATTGCCGCTTCCGGCTTCACGCGCTTGATGAAGTCCTCCGAACTCGCGTACTTCGATCCGTGATGCGCGATCTTGATGACCTTGGCGGTGAGGTCAGCATCCCGGCTGAGCAGCCTCGATTCCGTTTGCTCTTCGGCGTCACCCATCAGAAGCATCGTGAAGCCGCCGTAATCCAACCGCAAAACGATTGAGTTTGCGTTCGGCTCGTTGCCGCCGGCTTTCATTTGATCCTTGGTGAAGAACGGCTCGTTGGGCGCGAGCACCGTCAGGATCGCGCCACCGCCCAGATCCATCTTCTGACCCGGCTCAGCTTTCTGGTGCTGGGCGCCGGACTTTTGCAAAGCTTCCTTGTATTCATCGAAGAAGCTGGTGACCGTTTTCGCCCGCGTTCTTCTCGGGGCCGGAGTCGGCGTCGCTCTCGCACCGCTTCTCGCCGGCGTCGGTGACGGAGCAGGCGTCGACATGTCAACTCCGTTGTCGATCACCGTATCGACTTTAATTCCATTTAATACTTCATCAGCCGCGCCAATGTGATCCGGGTGCGGATGCGTCGCGATGAAGTAGTCGAGC is a genomic window of Pyrinomonadaceae bacterium containing:
- a CDS encoding ComEC/Rec2 family competence protein, with protein sequence MKRSTRGCGCVIAVLVLLLGGGTFAFVKWGLPWWRTQPPKPTGELKIVMLDVGPVEGEATLILAPGGKSVLIDAGDAGKGKVVLEALKRHKVEKLDYFIATHPHPDHIGAADEVLNGIKVDTVIDNGVDMSTPAPSPTPARSGARATPTPAPRRTRAKTVTSFFDEYKEALQKSGAQHQKAEPGQKMDLGGGAILTVLAPNEPFFTKDQMKAGGNEPNANSIVLRLDYGGFTMLLMGDAEEQTESRLLSRDADLTAKVIKIAHHGSKYASSEDFIKRVKPEAAIISTGAWNRYSHPSQTVLDRLKGINAKVYRTDLQGEITITTKGRLDSSKLYDIKPAKETTEDVWVGREGSKDDSSRSGFIAYGDFGPPPKPRATPKRK